The genomic segment CGCCTTATAGGCCGCGCTTTGCGTTTCCTGTTTGTGGACCTCGCGTTCGCCGCCATCAGGGAAGCAATGACGGTGGCGTTGGGCAATTCGATTTTATGGGTGCGTCGCCGTGGTCGTTGTTGTGGGTGGGGGTGGTGTTCATGCCGCGCCCTCCGTTGCCTTGCGTGCGCCCCTGTCGGCGCTCTCGAAAACGTCCGCCGCCCGGTCGAGTCCGCCCGCGATGAAATCCAGGTTCAGGCACAGGGCGTAATCGGGCGGATGGGGAAAGGGTGGTGGTGCCCTGGAATTCGGGCAAATCTCGGGCGGTCCCGCTACAATCGGGGGTATTCATGGTCGCAATCTCCTAATCAGATTGCGGTTGTGATAGGGAGGCGCGGCGATTCGACCCGCCGCGCCATCCCGAACTATTCGCCCTGGTCCTCGGGCATCCCGGCATTCCCCGCGCCGGGTCGGGATTCAGATAAATGGATTGACGATGGTCAATCGGTGGTCGATAACCTGCCCGTGCTGCATATCTTCTGAATAGAGCGTGCGGCATCCCGCTTCCATCGCCGTCGCCACAATCAGGCTGTCGTAAATGGAAAAGCCGTAGCGTTCCGCCACTCCCAACGCCCGCCGGATGGTTGCCGATTCAATAACCCGAACACGGCAGGTATCTAGCAATATGTCGTGGAAGGCTTCGATTTCCGCCACGCTACGCCCGAACTTGCGCCGCATGACATTGGCTGATTCCGCCAATACCTGGGTCGATAAAACGCCGCCATCGCTCAGACGATCCGCCACGCGCTCCTTGCGCCATAAGTCGGTGGACAGGCCATAAAGCACCACATTGGTATCGAGAAACGATGCATCACCGGGCATTGGCTTCCTCGCGGTCGAACTTGAAGCCGGACATTTCAACTTGGAACCCGGATAGGCGGTCAAGCAATGCCGCCTTGCGTTCCGTCGCCTTTATGTCGAGTTGCGGTTGTTCTCCGGCTTGTTCCAGTGCGATTTTGATAACAGCTTGCCAGTCAACACCATTTCGTGGACCAGGATAAGCCGCTCTCAGCTTTTCAATATCTGTTGGATATACCCATACCTCTGGCCTACATAAGCCCTTAGCAAAGCGTTTTTCCCTAAGTTCCCGCTGCCGTTCGCTTCCTGATTTTCGTGTCGTGGTATTCATTTAAGATAAGGTTTTTTCCCATTCTTCCTGCGAAGATTCCCCCAGTAGCTCGGGGTGTTCCGCCGCGATGCGGTCCAGCGCCGCCAAGGATTCCTTGACGGCCTGGAAGTCGATAGTTTTCGCCATCATGCCACCATGCGTTGAATCTGGGTGGCCGCGAAAACCTTGCCGTTCCGGGCCTTGAAACCCTTTTCCGCCAGCACCGCGGCGATTTTGCGGAGGCTCAGGCCCGCCGTATGGAGCCTGCGGGCTTCGGCGATGATTTCCTGTTCAGCGGGCACGTCCACCAGGGCCACGCCATCCCCTGCCAGCGCCTTGCCGTAGGGCACCGCGCCCACCCGTTCGCCCTTGGCCTTCTTGTGCTGCATAGCGGTGGTGGTGTCGATCTTCTCGGAAATGGAAACGAGGTCGGCCCCGGCCTTGTCCAGGCGTTCGGAAATCTCGATGGTGTGCTTGGTGGACCGGGAGAGGCGCGACAGGCTGTAGACCACCAGGGCGTCCCCCTTGCCAACGGCGGACAGGGCAGCGGCGAGTCCGGGCCGGTCGGCCTTGGTGCCGCTGATACCGGCATCCATGAAGACCCCGGCCAGTTCGTAGCCGTTGAGGTCGGCCCACGCGGCGACCTTGGCCTTCTGCGCGTCCAAGGAAACGCCATCGGTGGCTTGTTCCTCGGTGCTGACCCGGATGTAGGCGTAGGCTTTCATGGTGGCGGTTCCCTAAAAATTGTTACTTGGTGATAGACTACCATAATCACTTGGTAACGTAAGATTTTTTCGATACCCGAGTAACGAGCCGGACCCCTGTTACGGAGGGCAAAACCTGACGGTAGAAGGTGGACATGAGAAAGGCCAACCCGGTTGCCCAGGTCGGCCTTTCCATCGAGTGGGAAAAATATCGGATTACGAATTCCAGCTTGGCATCGCCAAGAAACCGCGTTCTTGCCCCATGCGGGGCGCTACGGGAGCGTCTGTGGCCCCCGGATGGGCGCGGCGGCTTGCCAATCTTCGCGATGGATAGCCACCGCCAGCGAGCGATGGACCCAGCCCGCCAAAACCGCGCCGATCATCGGTGCGACCCAAAAGAGCCAAAGCTGGGCCATTGCCCATGTTCCAGCGAACAGTGCGACGCCGGTGCTGCGGGCTGGGTTCACGGAGGTGTTGGTGACCGGGATGCTCACCAGGTGGATCAGCGTCAGGCCCAGGCCGATGGCCAAGGGCGCGAACCCCTGCGGAGCCCGCGAGTCGGTGACGCCCAGGATGATCAGCAGGAACATGAAGGTCATCACGGCCTCGGTCAGGAAACCGGCCCCCAGGGAATAGCCCCCCGGAGAGTGCGGGCCGTAACCATTGGCGGCGAAGCCCGCGCTGGGATCGAAGCCGGGTTTTCCGCTCGCGATCAAATACAGCATCCCGGCGGCGAAAACTGCTCCCAGCACCTGGGCGGCGATGTACGGTGCCAAATCCGACCCCGGTATGCGACCACCCGCCCACAGGCCAAGGGAGACCGCCGGATTGAAATGGCCTCCTGAAATATGCCCGACGGCATAGGCCATCGTCAGCACCGTCAGGCCGAAGGCCAAGGCGACGCCGAGCAGGCCGATGCCGACATCCGGGACCGTGGCCGCGAGTACCGCGCTGCCACAACCGCCGAGTACCAGCCAAAACGTTCCTATGAATTCCGCCGCTGTGCGGCGATAGATCGACCACATGATCAAGCCCTCCATGGTTTCTAAATCGCCAGTCCGCCTTGCGGGTGGCTGGCGGGACAACATCCTGCTTTCCAAGGCGGGGCGGACGGAACGGATTCCATCTGCCCCCGCTAAGGCTACCACCTTGGCTAAATTCCGGCCATCCGCCCTGGAGCCAAGCACCGCGCCGCTTCCAACCGCTTGACCGGCCCAGTTGTCCACAGGAATTGTGGATAACCGGGCGGTCCACTCCTACCGCAATCCCTTTTTTTCCTCCCAGGCGTCCAGCGCCTCTCTCAGGAGTTCGTTCAATTTCAGATCGGCGGACGCGGCCCGTTCCCGGAATCGGCGGCGGAACTGGGGGCTGACTTTGAAGTTCAGCGGGGCGGATGCCGGGCCGGTCGGCGTAGGTTCCGGTGCGCGGCTGGCGGTGTCGGGTGTGGCTTTGCCCTTCACGGCCACCAATCCGGGGGTGAGTTCGGCGTTCTTCTTAGCCATATTTCTTTCCTTATTCCTTTCGTGCTTTCTTGCTATAGCCTAATCGTGCTTTAACGAAGCGCCATAAATCGACGGTTTCCCTGGCGCTACGCCCACGGGGATCGGTTTCCAGCACCGTGCGTCCATCGATCATCGAGGCGGCGTAGTCCACCCGGTCGTGGACGATGGCTGGGGCCACAACGCCATGCTCCGACAGTGCAGCCACGGCTTGGACGGTCAGTTTGGTGTT from the Methylomagnum ishizawai genome contains:
- the aqpZ gene encoding aquaporin Z, yielding MWSIYRRTAAEFIGTFWLVLGGCGSAVLAATVPDVGIGLLGVALAFGLTVLTMAYAVGHISGGHFNPAVSLGLWAGGRIPGSDLAPYIAAQVLGAVFAAGMLYLIASGKPGFDPSAGFAANGYGPHSPGGYSLGAGFLTEAVMTFMFLLIILGVTDSRAPQGFAPLAIGLGLTLIHLVSIPVTNTSVNPARSTGVALFAGTWAMAQLWLFWVAPMIGAVLAGWVHRSLAVAIHREDWQAAAPIRGPQTLP
- a CDS encoding PIN domain-containing protein, whose product is MPGDASFLDTNVVLYGLSTDLWRKERVADRLSDGGVLSTQVLAESANVMRRKFGRSVAEIEAFHDILLDTCRVRVIESATIRRALGVAERYGFSIYDSLIVATAMEAGCRTLYSEDMQHGQVIDHRLTIVNPFI
- a CDS encoding recombinase family protein, whose amino-acid sequence is MKAYAYIRVSTEEQATDGVSLDAQKAKVAAWADLNGYELAGVFMDAGISGTKADRPGLAAALSAVGKGDALVVYSLSRLSRSTKHTIEISERLDKAGADLVSISEKIDTTTAMQHKKAKGERVGAVPYGKALAGDGVALVDVPAEQEIIAEARRLHTAGLSLRKIAAVLAEKGFKARNGKVFAATQIQRMVA
- a CDS encoding ribbon-helix-helix protein, whose product is MAKKNAELTPGLVAVKGKATPDTASRAPEPTPTGPASAPLNFKVSPQFRRRFRERAASADLKLNELLREALDAWEEKKGLR